Below is a window of Oncorhynchus masou masou isolate Uvic2021 unplaced genomic scaffold, UVic_Omas_1.1 unplaced_scaffold_4119, whole genome shotgun sequence DNA.
CTCTgatgtccacctctctgagggctTCTTAAAGAGGGCTTCATGTTTTGAgtttgtactaagagttgtgaaaTGTAGCTTTCTTCTCTACTCCTCACAAatgtaaaagcattggattggtgttgACATGGGGTAGAGGGAGTTTACATAAACCAGTCATTTCCTTTAAATCCATGAAGGGAACTGGACAAGTTCACACTTAGAAAGGAGATAATTGTTACACACCCCATGTGTTCTGATAACTGGGAATGAAACCAGATTGAGGTTGTCTactttctacacacacacacacacacacacagagagagacacacacacacacacacagagagagagagagacacacacacacacacacacacacacagagatgcattaCAGAAGAGAACATCAGGTGAAGTTGTGTAGATGAGGGAATATGTGATCAGAACCCCTCCAGTCTGGTTAACACTAAAaacaatacaggtactgtatgtagaaccatagtaaagaccagtatggactatcaatacaggtataCTGTATGtcagaaccatagtaaagaccagtatggactatcaatacaggtactgtatgtagaaccatagtaaagaccagtaagaccagtaaagaccagtatggactatcaatacaggtactgtagaACCGTAGTAAAGACAGATGGACCATACAGGTActgtaaagaccagtatggactatcaatacaggtactgtatgtagaaccatagtaaagaaagaccagtatggactatcaatacaaagttaccatttagaatgaggcccagttcaatgagaggaagtcttaacagaactgggggatgacagacaggaagtgggggggtggagatctaatatatttttgtgtcaaacactaaagcatgatattgtaataaatctacaccctattccctacgtagaacactactttagacctggtcagaagcaccgtagtgcactacgtagggaatagggaaccatttagaacagagacagtaattcccctgaacatcttcctcttcctcatctggtttcttgaacagcccttcactcctcccctcttcctcccctcctcctcttcattctattctatcagccacaccactagctcacctccacacaatacatttacaagttaaagacacaccttggaataaataacaaaggaaaactattactagatgaagttgagtgtttttattatttcccatcaccataaatcatatttaatcactgaacagtagcagacctaacttcatctgttcctgactctggatagtggattaaaaagaccatcaatctccaatgatattaaagtactattctgaacattactgatatactgagtggcaagtcaagatatctgctggttttattgtttggtcaacagcaccacctgctggacaggtttaatgttgctggactgagcagtatgggaggatgaaagatgacacatttagggccggtttcctggacatctacattgaacatactgtttagtccaggactaggattcatctgtgtctgggaaaccagaccatatagtttagtagaaaggaagtgataccagcttgtagtgggctgactagtcctgaattgtcctttagttcctggaccattttccatgcagctccaggtgacagagaacacatcaattaggaccgagccaacaagctgatcaatgatactgaggagaattacatagagacagagaaccaactgagaaaacatatcaatggttctgaatgacaaccaatatacatcaacaccagacatcatgattcatggaaatgtacaggattaaaacattgtattgaattttaattaataacaaatcagtttacagtttaaccagctcagcagaACCATTATAATCATAGAGATAaaacccaggatagaggggctgagtgaatgtggtctggactctgtggaggagggtcattgtgtcagagacactgtagaaggacagagtacctgccttgtgatccaggtacactcctactctggaggactgagggcctgatactTTAGTCACAACATGATTGTGTCTGAAACAATAACCACCACTATAGTAATATAAACTCCAGGACTTGTTATTGTATCCAAATCCACCATCattacctctctctgttctgctgATGTCTTTATATGAGACTGCTGTATCAACATCAccagtcctctccacctcccagtaacagcgtccagacagaccctctctacacagaacctgccaccagttggtgaatctgtctggatggacaggatatggttggacttggcctgtacaggtcacctttctgttcccttcagacagagagaggtctgtgtatgctgtgtttgggtccagtgtgagctgacaggaatctgggagaagagcagagaccaacgaggggagtcagaacaataagttaagtcagatactgtatctccCCTGTCTTTGATTAGAGCACACCAGAGATCAAATCAGAGAAATATGAGGAGTCAGATAGAGACCCAGTCTTTGATTATATCTACTATTGATATATATTTCTAGAGGGATTGTTAGGAGTGTCAGTAAAAAGAGActgttagttacttcacaataaagagactcacattgtaacaactgttctctggtcttgggctctggaggcagtacaacatccactacattcactacagacacacaaacacattgacagagagagggaatgttatcatcagaccatattccacatgtatatgactagtagtgaactttcaatggtctaaagttgatgttcttattgttttcaacacacctgtagtggagatcttggtccattctcctttaaggaagtcttctagtttctctctcagttcagacacAGTCTTACTCACATCTCCAAAGTACTGAAGAGGACGGACAATGATGCTGGGTAAGTCTGAAGATAcactgatactggagagagagagagagagagagagagactgatacctctggagagagagagagagagagagagactgatacctctggagagagagagagagagagagagagagagagagagagagagagagagagcgcaagagagagagagagagagagagagcaagagagagcgagagagagagagactgataactctggagagagagagacggataactctggagagagagagagagagagagagagagagagagcgctatagagagagagagagagagagagagagcaagagagagagagagagagagactgataactctggagagagagagactgataactctggagagagagggactgataactctggagagagagactgataactctggagagagagagagagagagactgatacctctggagagagagagattgagagagagagggacggacaaagagagagaaagagagggacggagagagagagagagggacggatagagagagagagggatgaacagagagagagacagacggacagagagagagagaggggaaggacagacagagagagagagagagagagagaggaagcacagacagagagagaggggacagacagagagagagggagagagaggggacggacagatggaatgcagtttggaaacctaccaaaaaacaattaggcaacaacaaattcaatcacctttagacaatttcctgggtaaaacgttccactgtaatagtgaaggtgtaaacttggcagtagaaaatcttaacagtatatttgacctctcagcttccctatcaaatctaaaaatctcaaatagaaaaccgaagaaaattaacaacaatgacaaatgctttgatgagtaatgcaaaaatctaagaaagaaattgagaaacctgtccaaccaaaaacatagagacccggaaaacctgagtctacgccttcact
It encodes the following:
- the LOC135534900 gene encoding tripartite motif-containing protein 16-like, coding for RSSEVKVLIRAREKAQVSQAEGLLEQLKQEIAELRKRSTELEQLSNTEDHIHFLQSYPSLSLQSYQSLSLSLSLALSLSLSLLRSLSLSLSLSLSLSLSLQRYQSLSLSLSLQRYQSLSLSLSLSSISVSSDLPSIIVRPLQYFGDVSKTVSELREKLEDFLKGEWTKISTTVNVVDVVLPPEPKTREQLLQYSCQLTLDPNTAYTDLSLSEGNRKVTCTGQVQPYPVHPDRFTNWWQVLCREGLSGRCYWEVERTGDVDTAVSYKDISRTERGNDGGFGYNNKSWSLYYYSGGYCFRHNHVVTKVSGPQSSRVGVYLDHKAGTLSFYSVSDTMTLLHRVQTTFTQPLYPGFYLYDYNGSAELVKL